CGAAGGCCAAGCCCAACGCGTCGAAATCTGGGCCAACGAAAACCGCGACGTCCTCATCCAGCAACAAGACAGCCCCGCCCCCACCCGCGCCGCCAAAGTGATCTGGGACCTCGCCCAAGACCGCATCGAAACCCTAGGCCTACGCGGCGTCACCCCGGCGGAGCGTTAGTCCCCTCCCCCCGCGGACTGGTTGCTTCAGCAACCAGTACCAAGAAACTCACAATGGACAAAAACCTCCGAAAATCCGCAGCCACCAAAACCCACATCTTCAAAGGCAACCACCGCTTCGAACACTGGTACGCCGACAACCAGACCTACTTCATCACCGCCCGCTGCCGCGACCAGGCCCCCGCCTTCGCCGATGAAGAAGCCAAACAAATCTTCTGGGACCGATTCGACCACTACACCCAGACCTACGGCTTCACCCCCTGGGTCACCTCCCTCCTCGACAACCACTACCACACCCTCGGCTACCTCAAACGCGGCGAAGGCCTCGGCCCGATGATGCAACGCATCCACGGCTCCACCGCCAAACTCGTCAACGACACGCTCGACACCCGACTCAAGCCCTTCTGGCGCGAAGCCGGCCCCAAACCTACTTCGACGGCTGCATCCGCGACGAACAACAAGCCCGCAAGGCCTACCGCTACACCTGCATCCAGTCCGAGCGACACAACGTCTGCAAAGACTGGACCACCTACCCCCACACACGCATCAACATCGAACTCAAACGTGCAATCAAACGCGCGAACGAACTCAAGGCCTACATGGAAGGCGTCCCCTAAAAGCGCTACGAATACGATAAGAAACGCAAGCAGTAGAGTCCCAACACACACTTCCCGCTCGGACTGGTTGCTTAAGCAACCAGTCCAACCAAGTTTCAATACACCATCTCCCCCGCCCCCTACTTCTTCTCCACCTGATACCGCGGGAACAACGCCTCCCCCTTCTCGATCGTCGCCCCCGGAACCAGTTGCCCCCACTTGACCCATTCCGCAAGGTCCCCGCGCCCGCCATCCTTCAACCGCTCCGCATAATGCCCGCACCCGATCCGCGACCAGAATTCCTCGCATTTGTCGGGGATAAACGGCCAGAGCAACACCGACGCGATGCGCAGGGCTTCGGCACAGTTGTAAAGGATCGTGCCGACTTCGGGGAATTTCTCGGGGTCTTTGGCGAGCTTAAACGGTACGGTCAATTCAATAAACTTGTCAACTTCCTGGACGTACACAACTCCAGCCAAATATGATGCAGATAAAAGCAGCTTATCTGTGACGGCAATGAAGAACGCAACAGTTTCCTGCGACAATACAGCAAGATCCAGTTCACGAAGCTCACCAACATCTCTAGGGGGCATGTATTGTGTGGGACGAGGATCACCTGTAGCTAGATAGCTGGCACTAACCTGTGAACCAACATCTGGTAACACACCCTCAAAATACTTCCCAATCATATTCGACACTCGCGAGCACGAGTTCCCGAACGTGTTCGCGAGGTCGCTGTTGTACACCTCCACAAACAAGTCCGGCGAGAACGCGCTGTCCGTTGTCCCCAGCGGGCCGCGCGTCGCGAGGAAGTAGCGGAGCGCATCCAAGCCGAACTCATCGACGTAGTTATCAATCGCGGCGGGGTCGAGGAAATTGCCCAGCGACTTACTCATCTTCTCGCCCGACTCGCTCACCCAGTAGCTGTGCGAGTAGACGAGCTGATTCGCGGCGACGTTCGCGCTCCACACCCAGTCATAACCATCGCACTTAGATAGTGCCATCTGCAGCGCCGGCCAGATCGCGGCGTGGAACCACAAAATATCCTTGGCAATAAAGTGTGTCGCGCCGCTCTCCCAATACTTGCGTCGCTCATCATCATCCACATACGTCAGGTAGTTGAACAGCGCATCGATCCAGACATAGATCGTCTGCTCGGCATCGCCCGGCACGGGGATCCCCCACCCGCCGCTGCCCGACCGGCTGATCGGGATGTCGTTGGCTTCCTTGATCCGGTTGATGATCTCGTTCTTACGCGCCTCGGGCTGGACGTATGACCGCCCCGCCTCGTCCCGCGCTGCATAGAACGACAAGAGCGGCTCGCGGTATTTTTCCAGCTTGAAGAAGTAGTTTTTCTCGGCCTTCTTCACCAGCGGCTTGCCGTTCACATCGGATTTGTAGTCCTGCGCTTTGGCCTTGTTCTCCGGGACGTACTCTTCCTGGCCCGCGTCGTACCAGCCGGTGTACTCGCCGGCGTAGACATCGCCCGACGCGATCAGCGCGGCGACATACTCCGTCACTTTCTGTTTATGCCGATCGGACGAGGTCCGCACAAAGTCATCGTTCGTCATCTCCAGCTTCTCGAACGTCCCGCGGAACGCAGCCGCGTTCTGGTCGGCCCACGCCTGTGCCGACAGCCCGTGCTCGGCGGCCTTGTCGCTGACCTTCGCGGCGTGCTCATCGACGCCGGTGAGGAAGAACGTGTCGTCGCCTTTGAGCCGGTGGTACCGGGCGACGACGTCCGCGACCATCGTCGTGTAGACGTGCCCGAGGTGGGGCTTGTCGTTGACGTAGTAGATCGGGGTCGTGACGTAGAACGTGTTGTTGTCGGGGCTTGGCATAGGGCGGGGATTGTAAGCGATTCGGGAAGAAGTCAGGAGCTAGGATCGAGGAGCGAGAAGAGAAGGCAGCTCTTGGACAATAGCCGCACCGCTACGCAGTGCCGGGGAAACGTACGAACAGCCGGCGGCCTACGGACGCCGGATGTCAAGCGACAAGACAAGCGGGAAGGTCCGGCGTCCGTAGGCCGCCGGCTGTTCAAGTCATCTGCCTTCCGCCATCGCACATCCGCCATCCGCCATTCCTACAATGCCCGCCATGGGCAAGGGCCGGGACATCCTGTATGCCGCGGGGCTTGGGTTGGCGTCGCCGGTCTGGGGGTGGAAGCTGCTGCGCACGGGCAAGTGGAAGACCGACTGGTCGGCCCGGCTGGGGCGCGGCGAGTCGCTCGAAGCATTGCCGGGAAAGGCCCGGGGGGCGAAACGCATCCTGATCCATGCCGTGAGCGTCGGCGAAGCAGCGCTGATCCGTGGGCTGGTGGATGAGTTGCTCGCGCGCGATAGCCAACTCGATCTCGTCATCGCCTCGACGACCAACACCGGCGCCGCACGCGCAGCCACGCTGTTCGGCCCACTCGACCGCGTCCACTGCACCCGCTACCCGCTGGACTTCTCCGGCGCGGTTGCGCGATTCCTCGATCACGTCCAGCCCGACCTGGTCGCGACGGTTGAGCTTGAAGTCTGGCCCAACTTCACCGATGCATGTGAAGCGCGCGGCATCCCGCTGGTCGTCGTCAACGGCCGACTGAGTGAGCGGAGCTTCCGGGGATACAAAAAAATCCGGGGGCTGGTCGCGCCGACGTTTGCGAAGCTAACGCGAGTCGCGGCACAGACCCAGGACTACGCCGACCGATTCGTCGGCATGGGCGTCCCGGCCGATCGGGTCGCGGTGCTGGACACGATGAAGTGGGACACGGCGGTCATCGAACCCCCGGAACATGTACAGGGCGCGGATAAACTCGCGACTGAGTTGGGCATCGACCGCAGCCGGAAGCTGATCGTGGCCGGCTCGACCTCGCCGGGCGAGGAGAAGCTGCTGATCGAGACATGCCCGAGGGATGTGCAGCTGCTGATCGCGCCGCGCAAGCCCGAGTGGTTCGACGCGGTGGCGAAGGCGGCCCCGGACGCGGTCCGTCGGACCTCGGGCAGGCCCGCCGAGCCGGGCAAGGGCCAGCGCGTGTTCCTGCTGGACACGATCGGCGAGCTGCGCAGGGCCTACGCCTTGGCCGACGTGTGCATCGTCGGGCGCAGCTTCTTGGGCGACCTGTACGGCTCAGACATGATGGAGCCGGTCGCCCTGGGCAAGCCCACGCTCATCGGCCCGCATCACGCCGATTTTGCCGACACCATGAAGGCGCTCACTGCGGCGGACGGCATCATGGTCACCGACGACCCCGGCGGCGCGTCGGCCCGGTTGCTCGATGACCCCGAGCGGGCCCAGCAGGTCGCCGCCCACGGCCGCGCGGTGATCCGCGCGCGTCAGGGCTCGACGAAGCGTCATGCGGACATGATCCTCGGTATGCTGGCAGGTTCGCGTGCAACTGCATCACACCCGGAACCCGATGATTGAACCACGAAGACACGAAGAACACGAAGGAAGGCGGGGAGCGTTCGCCACAAAAAGGCACAATGGCACAAAGAAAGAGAGGGGTCCAATTCCTCTTTTGTGATTTTTGTACCTTTTTGTGGCTAGAGTCCTTCCTTGCCTTCCTTGCCTTCCTTCGTGCCTTCGTGGTTAGATTGATTCTCCCATGCCCTCCACCGAACTCCGTCAATCTGTACTCCGCGATGCGAAGCGTGTCGTCGTCAAGGTCGGGACCCAGCTCATCACGAAGCAGACACCCGACGGGCCGGGCATCAATACTGCCTTCCTGTCGGCGCTGCTGTCGCAGATCAAGACGCTGCGCGAAGACGGCCGGGAGGTCGTGCTCGTGTGCAGCGGCGCGATCGGCGCGGGGTGCGCAGAGCTGGGGCTGAGCAAGAAGCCGACGGATGTCGCGACGCAGCAGGCGGTCGCGGCGGTCGGGCAGCGCAAGCTCATGGCCCACCTGCACACGGCCGCGAAACGGCGGGGCATGGCGGTCGGCCAGGTCCTGCTCACGCGGAGCGACTTCGACGACCGCGCACGGTTCCTCAACATCCGCAACTGCATCACGACGCTGCACCGGCTCGACGTCCTGCCCATCCTCAACGAGAACGACACCGTCGCGGTGGACGAACTTCGGTTTGGCGATAACGACATGCTCGCCGCGCTGACCGCGAACGCGCTGCGGGCCGATGCGCTGGTGCTGCTCACAAGCGTCGCGGGCCTGCTCGACGGCGAAGATCAAGTCATCGACCTGTGCGAAGACCCGATCGCGGCGCAGCGGCACGCCCGGCAGTCCCAGAGCGCGTGGGGCACCGGCGGGATCGGCGCGAAGCTCGACGCGGTGCGCGTCGTGTGCGAGGCGGGCGAACTCGCGGTGATCGCGCCCGGCAACCGGAAGAACGTCCTCTTGGACCTGATGCGTGGCGAAAAGATCGGGACGGTGTTTACCTCGCCGGTGCGTCCGCGCTCAGGTTCGAGTTCGGGAGGCGGAGGGAAGCTCGATAGCCGGGAGCGCTGGATCGCGCTGACCGCCCGGCCGGCGGGGAGCGTGACAGTCGACGAGGGCGCGGCCAAGGCACTGACGCAGCGGGGCAAGTCGCTGCTAGCGTCGGGGATCACCGATATCACGGGTCGGTTTGATCGCGGGGATGTGTTGATGGTGCGCGACACGAACGGCCGAGAGCTGGCGCGTGGGCTGAGCAACTACACCGCCGACGAGCTGGCGCTGATCAAAGGCAAGCGGTCCGCCCAGTTCGAGAAGCTGCTGGGCCGACCCGCATACACGGCGGTGGTGCACCGGGATAACCTCGTGCTCGTGGGCAGCGCGGAGGGTTGAACCGCGGAGGCGCGGAGGTCGCGGAGAGGGGCGGGGAGTTTTTGCCGCAGATGGACGCCATCCCTCGCATGTACGCCCCGCTACTATGCACTCCTAGCTAAATTGCCCAAGTTCCAAAATTGTCTCCAGGACCTTCAACAAACTTATAGAACTGCTTCCTAAACACATCTAGTCTAGGCTCGCACAAGATCGTATCACTTAGCGCGTCCAATTGATTCTGGATCAATGCGTTAGCTTCGAAGTGCTCATTATTCAATTGTGTCAGCTTAAATAGTACGGTGTTAATCGCTATCTGAGTTTCTTCATCGACTAGTACTTGATCCGAAAACCAACACATATTCAGGGTCGAACGGATTCGATCCTGCAAAGCACCTGCTCGAATAATATGCTCGGATAGCGGGTGATTGAGGTTTAGCATCGCAGACTCCAGACTTGTCTGATTATAGCCCTACTTCTTCACCCGCGGGTACTTGCCCACGGGCCAGGTGTAGTCGACGTCTTCGTCGTT
The sequence above is a segment of the Phycisphaeraceae bacterium D3-23 genome. Coding sequences within it:
- the metG gene encoding methionine--tRNA ligase encodes the protein MPSPDNNTFYVTTPIYYVNDKPHLGHVYTTMVADVVARYHRLKGDDTFFLTGVDEHAAKVSDKAAEHGLSAQAWADQNAAAFRGTFEKLEMTNDDFVRTSSDRHKQKVTEYVAALIASGDVYAGEYTGWYDAGQEEYVPENKAKAQDYKSDVNGKPLVKKAEKNYFFKLEKYREPLLSFYAARDEAGRSYVQPEARKNEIINRIKEANDIPISRSGSGGWGIPVPGDAEQTIYVWIDALFNYLTYVDDDERRKYWESGATHFIAKDILWFHAAIWPALQMALSKCDGYDWVWSANVAANQLVYSHSYWVSESGEKMSKSLGNFLDPAAIDNYVDEFGLDALRYFLATRGPLGTTDSAFSPDLFVEVYNSDLANTFGNSCSRVSNMIGKYFEGVLPDVGSQVSASYLATGDPRPTQYMPPRDVGELRELDLAVLSQETVAFFIAVTDKLLLSASYLAGVVYVQEVDKFIELTVPFKLAKDPEKFPEVGTILYNCAEALRIASVLLWPFIPDKCEEFWSRIGCGHYAERLKDGGRGDLAEWVKWGQLVPGATIEKGEALFPRYQVEKK
- the proB gene encoding glutamate 5-kinase: MPSTELRQSVLRDAKRVVVKVGTQLITKQTPDGPGINTAFLSALLSQIKTLREDGREVVLVCSGAIGAGCAELGLSKKPTDVATQQAVAAVGQRKLMAHLHTAAKRRGMAVGQVLLTRSDFDDRARFLNIRNCITTLHRLDVLPILNENDTVAVDELRFGDNDMLAALTANALRADALVLLTSVAGLLDGEDQVIDLCEDPIAAQRHARQSQSAWGTGGIGAKLDAVRVVCEAGELAVIAPGNRKNVLLDLMRGEKIGTVFTSPVRPRSGSSSGGGGKLDSRERWIALTARPAGSVTVDEGAAKALTQRGKSLLASGITDITGRFDRGDVLMVRDTNGRELARGLSNYTADELALIKGKRSAQFEKLLGRPAYTAVVHRDNLVLVGSAEG